ATGAAACAGAACGGCTGGGACGACGCGTTCCTCACCGGCGACGCGTTCGGCGACTTCCTGGATGCCCAGGACAGGCGCGTGGTGTCGGTGTTGAAGGAGCTGGGGCTGTGACCACCGAGACGGGCACCACCGGCACTCCCCCGGCACCCGCCGACGAACGCCGCTCCTGGCTGCGCGACCACTCCGAGCTCGGCGTCTGCGTCCTGCTGCTGGCGCTCGGCGTCCTCGTCCTGACCGACGCGCTGACCATGGACGTCGACATCGCCCAGCGCGGGCCGGTCGGCCCGCGGACCGTGCCGGTCGTGGTCGGCGCCGGTCTGCTGCTGGTCGCCGCGCTGCTCGCGGTGGACGTGTTGCGCGGCGGGCGGGGCCAGGCCGAGGTCGGCGAGGACATCGACCTGTCCGAGCCCGCCGACTGGCGCACGGTGCTGCTGCTGGCCGGGGTGTTCCTCGGCGCCGCCGTCCTGATCGAACCGCTCGGCTTCCCCATGGCCGGCGCCCTGCTGTTCTGGGGCGCGGCGTACGCGCTCGGCAGCCGGCGCCTGGACCGGGATCCGCTCATCGCGGCCGTCATCTCCCTGGTCACCTACGCCGTGTTCGACAACCTGCTCGGGGTGCCGCTGCCCGGCGGTCCGCTGATGGGAGTGCTTTGACATGGACGCCCTCAGCTCCCTCCTCGACGGCTTCGCCACGGCCCTGACCCCGATCAACCTGCTGTGGGCGGCGATCGGTGTCCTGCTGGGCACGGCGATCGGGGTGCTGCCCGGGATCGGGCCCGCCATGGCGGTGGCGCTGTTGCTGCCGGTGACGTACGGGCTGAACCCGGTCGGCGCGTTCATCATGTTCGCCGGCATCTACTACGGGGCGATGTTCGGCGGTTCCACCACCTCGATCCTCCTCAACACACCCGGTGAGAGCGCGGCCGTGGTCGCGGCCATGGAGGGGAACCCCATGGCCAGGTCGGGGCGCGGCGCGCAGGCGCTGGCGGCGGCCGCCATCGGGCACTTCGCGGGCGGCATGGTCGGCACGGTCCTGCTGGTGGCGCTGGCGCCGAAGGTCGCCGAGCTGGCCGTGGACATCGGCGCCCCGGACTACTTCGCGATCATGGTGCTGGCGTTCATCGCCGTGACGTCCGTCCTCGGCTCGTCGCGCGTCCGGGGCCTCGCGTCCCTCCTCATCGGCCTGACGATCGGGCTGGTGGGCCTGGACCGGATGACCGGCCAGCAGCGCCTGACCTTCGGTTCCCTCCAGCTCGCCGACGGTGTCGACGTGGTGATCGTCGCGGTCGGTCTGTTCGCCATCGGGGAGGCCCTGTGGGTGGCGGCGCATCTGCGGCGCAGCCCGCCGGAGCCGATCCCGGTGGGCCGGCCGTGGCTCGGCCGCTCCGATGTGAGGCGGACCTGGAAGTCCTGGGCGCGGGGGCCGTTCATAGGCTTCCCGTTCGGCGCGATCCCGGCGGGCGGCGCCGAGATCCCCACCTTTCTGTCGTACGTCACCGAGAAACGGCTGTCGAAGCACAAGGAGGAGTGGGGCAAGGGCGCCATCGAGGGTGTCGCCGGTCCGGAGTCCGCGGCGTCGGCCTCGGCGGCGGGCACCCTCGTCTCCATGCTGACCCTCGGGCTGCCCACGACGGCGGTCGCGGCGGTCATGCTGGCCGCCTTCCAGCAG
The DNA window shown above is from Streptomyces akebiae and carries:
- a CDS encoding tripartite tricarboxylate transporter TctB family protein, encoding MTTETGTTGTPPAPADERRSWLRDHSELGVCVLLLALGVLVLTDALTMDVDIAQRGPVGPRTVPVVVGAGLLLVAALLAVDVLRGGRGQAEVGEDIDLSEPADWRTVLLLAGVFLGAAVLIEPLGFPMAGALLFWGAAYALGSRRLDRDPLIAAVISLVTYAVFDNLLGVPLPGGPLMGVL
- a CDS encoding tripartite tricarboxylate transporter permease, whose protein sequence is MDALSSLLDGFATALTPINLLWAAIGVLLGTAIGVLPGIGPAMAVALLLPVTYGLNPVGAFIMFAGIYYGAMFGGSTTSILLNTPGESAAVVAAMEGNPMARSGRGAQALAAAAIGHFAGGMVGTVLLVALAPKVAELAVDIGAPDYFAIMVLAFIAVTSVLGSSRVRGLASLLIGLTIGLVGLDRMTGQQRLTFGSLQLADGVDVVIVAVGLFAIGEALWVAAHLRRSPPEPIPVGRPWLGRSDVRRTWKSWARGPFIGFPFGAIPAGGAEIPTFLSYVTEKRLSKHKEEWGKGAIEGVAGPESAASASAAGTLVSMLTLGLPTTAVAAVMLAAFQQYGIQPGPLLFEREPDLVWGLIASLFVGMVLLLALNLPLAPLWAKLLRIPRPYLYAGILFFAAVGAYAVGGEVIDLVILLIIGLIGFGMRRYGLPVLPAVIGVILGPGAEQQLRRALQISDGSVTGLVNTPFSVTVYVVIAVLLAWPLLKRLVTGRRTARVG